The region CCAGAAGAAGAAGTACAATAAGCAGCACATCATCCCTCTGGAGAGCGTCACCATAGACACGGTGGAGGACGAGGGCGAGCTGCGCAACGGCTGGCTCATTAAAACGCCCACCAAATCCTTCGCCGTCTACGCTGCCACAGCTACGGAGAAGTCTGAGTGGATGAGCCACATAAGCAAGTGCGTCTCGGACCTACTGGAAAAAAGTGGGAAATCTCCCACCGGCGAGCACGCGGCCGTCTGGGTGCCCGACTCTGAGGCGACCGTGTGCATGCGCTGCCAGAAGATCAAATTCAACCCCGTCAACCGCCGCCACCACTGCCGGAAATGCGGCTTCGTCGTGTGCGGCCCGTGTTCGGAGAAGAAGTTCCTGCTACCCAGTCAGTCAACCAAACCGGTGCGGGTGTGCGAGTTCTGTTACAAACAGCTCTCCACGGGCGGCACCCTCCCGTCCCGCTCAGACTCC is a window of Carassius auratus strain Wakin chromosome 16, ASM336829v1, whole genome shotgun sequence DNA encoding:
- the plekhf2 gene encoding pleckstrin homology domain-containing family F member 2, translated to MVDRLANSEANSKRIGVVETCFGTAGQPLAIPGRVLIGEGVLTKLCRKRPKARQFFLFNDILVYGNIVIQKKKYNKQHIIPLESVTIDTVEDEGELRNGWLIKTPTKSFAVYAATATEKSEWMSHISKCVSDLLEKSGKSPTGEHAAVWVPDSEATVCMRCQKIKFNPVNRRHHCRKCGFVVCGPCSEKKFLLPSQSTKPVRVCEFCYKQLSTGGTLPSRSDSLLSSNNISDDDDDDDSSD